In one window of Nesterenkonia sandarakina DNA:
- a CDS encoding thioredoxin domain-containing protein: protein MGHRLAASSSLYLRSHAENPVDWHLWGAEAFAEARRRDVPVFVSIGYAACHWCHVMARESFADPGLAEKLNERFVAIKVDREEHPDVDDTYMAATQAMTGQGGWPMSVFTLPDARVFHAGTYFPPRRVGQVPSFSEVLDAVHQAWTQRRAEVETSAGQIAASLGSQRRQQAGLATTVTTQDDDAAPRRREEPGVPEGPGGPEGAGPRSGTPRPAGMDSEELDGLVTVALAVLTEQEDRVHGGFGSAPKFPPSPLLGFLLEESAWDPGSAAAGLAVRTLETLGRSALFDQVEGGFARYATDLAWALPHFEKMLYDNAPLIGHYARLSVHPAADQPCRERAERVARLSLDWLRERMRLAETGLLASSLDADTVDAQGHHAEGATYLFSDAELRDAAAAVGLGEQRQELLVALNRGVPADEQAITRGAPLHIDEDTPRTLHFDAPLSQAQQQLWQQLVPELRRRRVLRDQPARDEKVVAAWNAQAISSMATAAALWEDSALLGQAEALADRLWQVHVQQEPTGASEADSRGASGAAEGMPAEDDAGRARVRRISYAGVPASGLGGLADHAHLAVACFQLSSAGADPGWIRRGAAVLRQILQNFVREQDGVIEILENPDTAGLLATAQQGPLLATPLDGPEPSSVAALAQALQMAEALELLDAEDLRPEQILQHVRLAAAKAPTVIGASLLVARRAGRRSPAFRFIAGTTEDLVQVRRTGALLGVPVEPVEKGSQRPEADLQLSVCLNSVGAMVCLPPVSSVEQALDALRG from the coding sequence ATGGGACACCGCCTCGCCGCAAGCTCGTCGCTCTACCTCCGTTCTCACGCGGAGAACCCCGTGGACTGGCACCTCTGGGGAGCCGAGGCGTTCGCCGAGGCGCGCCGCCGGGATGTCCCGGTGTTCGTGTCCATCGGCTACGCGGCCTGCCATTGGTGCCACGTGATGGCGCGGGAGTCCTTCGCGGACCCGGGGCTCGCCGAGAAGCTCAATGAGCGGTTCGTCGCGATCAAGGTGGATCGCGAGGAGCACCCGGATGTGGATGACACCTATATGGCCGCCACCCAGGCGATGACCGGGCAGGGCGGCTGGCCGATGAGCGTGTTCACCCTGCCCGACGCGCGGGTCTTCCACGCCGGGACCTATTTCCCGCCCCGCCGGGTGGGTCAGGTCCCCTCTTTCAGCGAGGTCCTCGACGCCGTGCACCAGGCCTGGACCCAGCGCCGGGCCGAGGTGGAGACCTCCGCAGGCCAGATCGCAGCATCGCTGGGTTCCCAGCGGCGGCAGCAGGCAGGACTCGCCACCACGGTCACCACCCAGGACGACGACGCCGCGCCCCGCCGCCGCGAGGAGCCGGGCGTCCCAGAGGGGCCTGGTGGCCCCGAGGGCGCCGGGCCGCGCTCAGGGACGCCGCGCCCGGCGGGCATGGACTCCGAAGAGCTCGACGGGCTCGTGACCGTGGCGCTGGCGGTGCTCACCGAACAGGAGGACCGGGTCCATGGCGGCTTCGGCTCCGCACCGAAGTTCCCGCCCTCCCCGCTGCTGGGCTTCCTGCTCGAGGAGTCCGCCTGGGATCCGGGCTCCGCCGCGGCAGGACTGGCGGTCCGCACGCTGGAGACCCTCGGCCGCTCCGCGCTCTTCGACCAGGTCGAAGGCGGCTTCGCGCGCTACGCCACCGACCTGGCCTGGGCGCTGCCGCACTTTGAGAAGATGCTCTACGACAACGCCCCGCTCATCGGGCACTACGCCCGGCTCAGTGTGCACCCGGCGGCGGATCAGCCCTGCCGAGAGCGCGCCGAGCGGGTGGCCAGGCTCAGCCTGGACTGGCTCCGCGAACGGATGCGGCTGGCAGAGACCGGTCTGCTCGCGTCCTCCTTGGATGCCGACACGGTGGATGCCCAGGGCCACCACGCCGAAGGTGCCACCTACCTGTTCTCCGACGCCGAGCTGCGCGATGCCGCCGCGGCCGTGGGTCTGGGGGAGCAGCGCCAGGAGCTGCTGGTGGCGCTGAATCGAGGGGTGCCTGCCGATGAACAGGCGATCACCCGGGGTGCTCCGCTGCACATCGACGAAGACACCCCGCGCACGCTGCACTTCGACGCGCCCCTGAGTCAGGCCCAGCAGCAGCTGTGGCAGCAGCTGGTGCCGGAGCTGCGCCGTCGTCGGGTGCTGCGGGATCAGCCGGCCCGGGATGAGAAGGTCGTCGCCGCCTGGAATGCGCAGGCCATCTCTTCGATGGCGACCGCTGCCGCGCTCTGGGAGGATTCCGCGCTTCTGGGGCAGGCCGAGGCGCTCGCGGACCGGCTCTGGCAGGTCCACGTGCAGCAGGAGCCGACCGGAGCATCCGAGGCCGATTCCAGGGGTGCCTCCGGCGCTGCCGAAGGGATGCCCGCTGAGGATGACGCCGGCCGGGCGCGGGTGCGGCGCATCTCCTACGCCGGAGTCCCCGCCTCTGGGCTGGGCGGACTCGCCGATCACGCACACCTCGCCGTGGCCTGCTTCCAGCTGAGCTCCGCCGGGGCGGATCCCGGGTGGATCCGCCGCGGCGCCGCGGTGCTGCGCCAGATCCTGCAGAACTTCGTGCGTGAGCAGGACGGTGTGATCGAGATCCTGGAGAACCCGGACACCGCCGGGCTGCTCGCCACGGCGCAGCAGGGTCCGCTGCTGGCGACTCCGCTGGACGGTCCGGAGCCCAGCAGCGTCGCCGCTTTGGCCCAGGCGCTGCAGATGGCGGAGGCGCTGGAGCTGCTCGACGCCGAGGACCTCAGGCCGGAGCAGATCCTGCAGCACGTCAGACTTGCCGCGGCCAAGGCCCCCACGGTGATCGGGGCTTCCCTGCTGGTCGCCCGGCGGGCGGGTCGCAGGTCCCCAGCCTTCCGCTTCATCGCCGGCACCACGGAGGACCTCGTGCAGGTGCGCCGGACGGGTGCGCTGCTCGGGGTCCCGGTGGAGCCCGTCGAGAAGGGGTCCCAGCGCCCTGAAGCTGACCTTCAGCTGAGCGTGTGCCTGAACTCCGTGGGCGCGATGGTCTGCCTGCCCCCGGTAAGCTCGGTGGAACAGGCGCTGGACGCGCTGCGCGGCTGA
- a CDS encoding prolyl oligopeptidase family serine peptidase encodes MVRTLPYGSWPSMISAEQLAVGGNRLGSPQWVGEQLFWSEALAAEGGRQTIVRTHADPRSADDADDGAARPSSPPPSATVTVLPAPFNARSRVHEYGGASWIALPAAADSPAADSHAADSQAACSVTGGAPVASLPAGALPAGVLPEGGAAQAPVVLFVNFTDQRVYAFVEGGTPQPISPVGPEVSSAGGPSLRWAQPTAVRLSDGATEVWWVCEEHLDGADVHGAPLIERYIAALPLDGAAAEDQSMVRKVTPSSRFLAHPQLSPDGTQLAWISWEHPQMPWDGTELRLGRVAGGIVVEDSVLDGGTEVSVLQPQWRRDGELLYLSDRSGWWNPWTVQTSAGPSAAPAPRQLLQDPQEYAGPLWQLGASWLSLIDADHALSIHGTATETLGVLDLNTGEVTPLELPHTSITGVSLRPDGALALHGASRTEFSAISVGRLSAPEPQWRLDQLGVVRSSREDAPDPGLLPSPEPITVPGPGGEEVHAVLYRPRQTGYAAPAGELPPFIAQVHGGPTGQAAVGLSLGIAYYTSRGIGVVDINYGGSTGFGRAYRDRLKGQWGVVDVADTVAVMEHLVNQGIADPQRLGIEGGSAGGWTTLACLTRTETFAAGVSSFGVADLVALAEDTHDFESRYLDGLVGPYPEAAEIYRERAPLNHVDSLSCPVLLLQGDEDPIVPPNQAEMFRDALAAKSIPHAYLLFAGEQHGFRKAENIIASFEASLSFYGQIFGFEPAGIPHLELSR; translated from the coding sequence ATGGTGAGAACTCTTCCGTACGGCTCTTGGCCCTCTATGATCTCCGCTGAACAGCTCGCCGTCGGTGGCAACCGACTGGGCTCCCCGCAGTGGGTGGGCGAGCAGCTCTTCTGGAGCGAGGCGCTCGCCGCCGAGGGCGGCCGGCAGACCATCGTCCGGACCCACGCGGATCCGCGCAGCGCTGATGACGCCGACGACGGCGCCGCCCGCCCCAGCTCCCCGCCGCCCTCCGCAACGGTGACCGTGCTGCCGGCACCGTTCAATGCCCGGTCTCGGGTCCATGAATACGGCGGTGCCTCCTGGATCGCGCTGCCCGCGGCTGCTGACTCACCGGCTGCTGACTCGCACGCTGCCGACTCGCAGGCTGCTTGTTCCGTCACCGGTGGAGCCCCTGTCGCGTCGCTGCCAGCTGGGGCCCTGCCCGCTGGGGTCCTGCCCGAGGGCGGCGCGGCGCAGGCTCCGGTGGTGCTGTTCGTGAACTTCACCGATCAGCGGGTCTACGCCTTCGTCGAGGGCGGCACCCCGCAGCCGATCAGCCCGGTGGGGCCCGAGGTGAGCTCCGCCGGGGGACCGTCGCTGCGCTGGGCGCAGCCCACTGCGGTCAGGCTCTCCGATGGCGCCACGGAGGTGTGGTGGGTCTGCGAGGAGCACCTCGACGGAGCAGACGTACACGGCGCCCCGCTGATCGAGCGCTACATCGCGGCGCTCCCGCTGGATGGCGCCGCGGCCGAGGATCAGTCGATGGTGCGCAAGGTGACGCCCTCCTCCCGGTTCCTGGCGCACCCGCAGCTCTCACCCGATGGGACCCAGCTGGCCTGGATCTCCTGGGAGCACCCGCAGATGCCGTGGGACGGGACCGAGCTGCGCCTGGGCCGGGTCGCCGGCGGGATCGTGGTCGAGGATTCGGTGCTCGACGGGGGAACCGAGGTCTCGGTGCTGCAGCCGCAGTGGCGCCGAGACGGCGAGCTGCTCTACCTCAGCGACCGCTCCGGCTGGTGGAATCCCTGGACGGTCCAGACTTCAGCAGGTCCCTCTGCGGCACCGGCTCCGCGCCAGCTGCTTCAGGATCCGCAAGAGTATGCCGGTCCGCTGTGGCAGCTGGGTGCGAGCTGGCTCAGCCTGATCGACGCCGACCATGCGCTGAGCATCCATGGCACGGCCACGGAGACGCTGGGTGTGTTGGATCTGAACACCGGCGAGGTGACCCCGCTGGAGCTGCCGCACACCAGCATCACCGGGGTCAGCCTGCGCCCGGACGGAGCGCTTGCGCTGCACGGCGCCTCCCGGACCGAGTTCTCCGCGATCAGCGTGGGGCGGCTCAGCGCCCCCGAACCTCAGTGGCGGCTCGACCAGCTCGGCGTCGTCCGGTCCTCCCGTGAGGACGCGCCAGATCCGGGGCTGCTGCCGAGCCCGGAGCCGATCACGGTGCCCGGGCCCGGGGGCGAAGAGGTCCACGCGGTGCTCTACCGGCCGCGCCAGACCGGATACGCGGCGCCGGCGGGGGAGCTGCCGCCGTTCATCGCGCAGGTCCACGGCGGACCCACTGGACAGGCCGCCGTCGGGCTCTCGCTGGGCATCGCGTACTACACCTCGCGCGGCATCGGCGTGGTGGACATCAACTACGGCGGATCCACCGGATTCGGTCGGGCCTACCGCGACCGGCTCAAGGGCCAGTGGGGCGTGGTGGACGTGGCAGACACCGTCGCGGTGATGGAGCACCTCGTCAACCAGGGCATCGCCGACCCGCAGCGGCTGGGGATCGAGGGCGGGAGCGCCGGAGGATGGACCACCCTGGCGTGCCTGACCCGCACCGAGACCTTCGCGGCAGGCGTCTCCAGCTTCGGCGTGGCGGACCTGGTGGCGCTGGCCGAGGACACCCACGACTTCGAATCCCGCTACCTCGACGGGCTGGTGGGTCCCTATCCGGAGGCTGCTGAGATCTACCGCGAGCGGGCCCCGCTGAACCACGTGGACTCCCTGAGCTGCCCGGTGCTGCTGCTCCAGGGCGACGAGGATCCGATCGTCCCACCCAACCAGGCTGAGATGTTCCGCGACGCCCTGGCCGCGAAGTCCATCCCGCATGCCTACCTGCTCTTCGCCGGAGAGCAGCACGGATTCCGCAAGGCCGAGAACATCATCGCCAGCTTCGAGGCCTCGCTGAGCTTCTACGGCCAGATCTTCGGCTTCGAGCCCGCGGGGATCCCACACCTCGAATTGAGCCGCTGA
- the mca gene encoding mycothiol conjugate amidase Mca: MLAVHAHPDDESSKGAAMMAAYAAAGAEVMVATATGGEQGDLLNPAAEEILQTHRDLPGVRRMEMAEAAEALNISHVWLGFADSGLPEGDPTPPLPFGSFATLPLEQAAAPLVRLVRRFRPHVILSYDEVGGYPHPDHIMSHKITVEAYRAAGDPTQYPGLGEAWEPQKLYYDRAFNPGRFEAIHNALIEAGHESPYEDRLLRFRDGSIPWMTEHKVTTQIPVGTFLEHRDRALRAHRTQVEPDGFFFATPNEFLREVWPWDDYVLVDSRVETELPEHDLFSGLR; encoded by the coding sequence ATGCTGGCCGTGCACGCACACCCCGATGACGAGTCCTCCAAGGGTGCTGCGATGATGGCGGCCTACGCCGCGGCCGGGGCGGAGGTCATGGTGGCCACGGCCACCGGCGGTGAGCAGGGTGATCTGCTGAATCCCGCGGCCGAAGAGATCCTGCAGACCCACCGCGACCTCCCAGGGGTACGCCGGATGGAGATGGCCGAGGCTGCCGAGGCGCTGAACATCTCCCACGTCTGGCTGGGCTTCGCCGATTCCGGTCTCCCCGAGGGCGACCCGACCCCGCCGCTGCCGTTCGGCAGCTTCGCGACGCTGCCGCTGGAACAAGCCGCAGCTCCGTTGGTGCGCCTGGTCCGCCGCTTCCGGCCGCACGTGATCCTCTCCTACGACGAGGTCGGGGGCTACCCGCATCCGGATCACATCATGAGCCACAAGATCACGGTGGAGGCCTACCGTGCCGCCGGGGATCCCACGCAGTATCCGGGCCTGGGGGAGGCCTGGGAGCCGCAGAAGCTGTACTACGACCGCGCCTTCAACCCAGGCAGGTTCGAGGCGATCCATAACGCCCTGATCGAAGCCGGACACGAGTCCCCGTACGAGGATCGACTCCTGCGCTTCCGGGACGGTTCGATCCCATGGATGACCGAGCACAAGGTCACCACGCAGATCCCGGTGGGCACGTTCCTGGAGCACCGGGACCGCGCACTGCGCGCCCACCGCACCCAGGTGGAGCCCGATGGCTTCTTCTTCGCGACGCCCAACGAGTTCCTGCGCGAGGTGTGGCCCTGGGACGATTATGTGCTGGTGGATTCCCGGGTGGAGACCGAGCTGCCGGAACACGATCTCTTCAGCGGACTGCGCTGA
- a CDS encoding DUF4307 domain-containing protein, translated as MTESSTTDAESSTELESRYGARRRSASPKSQRWMIIGALILALGAMVYFTVGNAVGQITHNDVGYTIISDTEATVDFEVSKDQDVTVQCMIHVLDNSYAVVGARVITIGPHEGSEPGDRSEYYRTELRTESRGVTGVVDSCWDIE; from the coding sequence ATGACTGAGTCCAGCACCACCGACGCCGAGTCCTCCACCGAGCTGGAGTCACGGTACGGCGCCCGCAGGCGCAGCGCCTCGCCGAAGTCCCAGCGCTGGATGATCATCGGCGCCCTGATCCTCGCGCTCGGCGCGATGGTCTACTTCACGGTGGGCAACGCGGTCGGTCAGATTACGCACAACGACGTCGGATACACGATCATTTCGGACACCGAGGCCACCGTCGACTTCGAGGTCTCGAAGGACCAAGATGTTACGGTGCAGTGCATGATCCACGTGCTGGACAACAGCTATGCGGTTGTCGGCGCCCGGGTCATCACGATCGGCCCTCACGAAGGGTCGGAACCAGGAGATCGCAGCGAGTACTACCGCACCGAGCTGCGGACCGAGTCCCGCGGAGTCACCGGAGTGGTGGACTCCTGCTGGGACATCGAGTAG
- a CDS encoding molybdate ABC transporter substrate-binding protein has product MKPDSLFYRMRGVIALVLLLCFVAAFVLSACGPATQISTADQRSVKVLAAPSTAPALDALNAELHDRQSGVSAHVEYLDSEALQRRVETDPDADLILTASREQMQSFTQAGDIDGDARALASNRLVLVATAENPQAITGFDDFTARAADLRVSTCAGDAPCTEAITGLAGDFDLDLGVDEFDVTPAGPNSEPPHPVQSLTAGESDAALDYVTEVLAQDAALQTFDIPQSFQSTTQIWGAVLAEPTSAGDANEFMGILTSERARSAFSGAGFLPAPAAEAEASSDQ; this is encoded by the coding sequence ATGAAACCCGACTCTCTCTTCTACCGCATGCGCGGCGTGATCGCTCTGGTGCTGCTGCTCTGCTTCGTCGCCGCCTTCGTGCTCAGCGCCTGCGGTCCCGCCACCCAGATCTCCACGGCAGACCAGCGCAGCGTGAAGGTGCTCGCCGCACCCTCCACCGCCCCGGCACTGGATGCGCTCAACGCCGAGCTCCACGACCGGCAGAGCGGAGTCTCCGCCCACGTCGAATACCTGGACAGCGAGGCCCTGCAGCGCAGGGTCGAGACCGATCCCGACGCCGACCTGATCCTCACCGCCTCCCGAGAACAGATGCAGTCGTTCACCCAGGCTGGAGACATCGACGGCGACGCGCGTGCCCTGGCGAGCAATCGCCTGGTGCTGGTGGCCACGGCGGAGAACCCGCAGGCGATCACCGGCTTCGATGACTTCACTGCGCGGGCCGCTGATCTGCGGGTGAGCACCTGCGCCGGGGATGCTCCCTGCACCGAGGCGATCACCGGCCTCGCCGGGGACTTCGACCTCGACCTCGGCGTCGATGAGTTCGATGTCACCCCTGCAGGACCCAACTCGGAGCCGCCCCACCCGGTGCAGAGCCTGACGGCCGGCGAGAGCGACGCCGCCCTGGACTACGTCACCGAGGTGCTGGCCCAGGATGCGGCCCTTCAGACCTTCGACATTCCACAGTCCTTCCAGAGCACCACCCAGATCTGGGGTGCCGTGCTGGCCGAGCCCACCAGCGCCGGCGACGCCAACGAGTTCATGGGCATCCTCACGTCAGAGCGCGCACGTTCAGCGTTCAGCGGAGCAGGTTTCCTTCCCGCCCCGGCCGCGGAAGCCGAGGCCAGTTCCGATCAGTAG
- the greA gene encoding transcription elongation factor GreA — MSTNTPEIDENAQWLTQEAYDRLESELKHLSGPGRQEIVDRIESAREEGDLKENGGYHAAKEEQGKAEARIRYLSDLLENAYVGEAPTGDTVVPGMLVEAKIAGNTMKFLFGNREIAGDTDLEVYSERSPIGEAINGAKPGDKLSYSAPNGKDIPVEIVSAEPFGG, encoded by the coding sequence GTGTCAACGAACACCCCCGAGATCGACGAGAACGCTCAGTGGCTGACCCAGGAGGCCTACGACCGGCTGGAGAGCGAGCTCAAGCACCTCAGCGGACCCGGTCGCCAGGAGATCGTTGACCGCATCGAGTCTGCTCGCGAAGAAGGCGACCTCAAGGAGAACGGCGGCTACCACGCGGCCAAGGAGGAGCAGGGCAAGGCCGAGGCGCGGATCCGCTACCTCAGCGACCTGCTCGAGAACGCCTACGTCGGCGAGGCCCCCACCGGAGACACCGTGGTTCCCGGAATGCTCGTCGAGGCCAAGATCGCAGGCAACACCATGAAGTTCCTCTTCGGCAACCGCGAGATCGCTGGGGACACCGACCTCGAGGTGTACTCCGAGCGCTCCCCCATCGGTGAGGCCATCAACGGCGCCAAGCCCGGAGACAAGCTCAGCTACTCCGCGCCCAACGGCAAGGACATCCCGGTGGAGATCGTCTCCGCCGAGCCCTTCGGCGGCTGA
- the ilvA gene encoding threonine ammonia-lyase, whose protein sequence is MTQIQHDAQDRPGAQLSVQLEDIEAAQKLLADIIVRTPMEHSRALGRMVDATVHLKAENLQRAGSFKVRGAYVRMARLSEEEKARGVVAASAGNHAQGVALAAKKLGITAKIYMPRGVALPKLAATRDHGAEVILHGSNVDEALAEAQRESDATGSVFIHPFNNTDVVAGQGTIGLEILEQEPDVDTVIMGIGGGGLLAGSAVAIKQQAARLGREVKIIGVQAENAAAYPPSLAADALVPIEGERTIADGIAVGRPGEIPFEIIKDLVDEVVTVSEDAIARALIFLLERSKMVVEPAGAVPVAALMEGKLADLGIDSKNIVAVLSGGNIDPMLMLRVIQHGLSAADRFLTVKMMLKDLPGELATISQIIADADANVTGVDHSRIGGALSMGEVSIVINMETKGAEHSERVLNRLRAQGYEPMVPQH, encoded by the coding sequence ATGACGCAGATCCAGCACGACGCGCAGGATCGACCCGGCGCGCAGCTGAGCGTGCAGCTTGAGGACATCGAGGCCGCGCAGAAGCTGCTCGCCGACATCATCGTGCGCACCCCCATGGAGCACTCGCGAGCCCTGGGCCGGATGGTGGATGCCACGGTGCACCTGAAGGCCGAGAATCTGCAGCGCGCCGGGTCCTTCAAGGTGCGCGGGGCCTATGTGCGCATGGCGCGGCTCTCCGAGGAGGAGAAGGCTCGCGGCGTCGTCGCCGCCTCAGCAGGCAACCACGCCCAAGGTGTGGCGCTGGCGGCGAAGAAGCTGGGGATCACCGCGAAGATCTACATGCCGCGCGGCGTCGCCCTGCCCAAGCTCGCCGCCACACGTGACCACGGGGCCGAGGTGATCCTGCACGGCTCCAACGTCGACGAGGCACTGGCCGAGGCGCAGCGGGAGTCTGATGCGACCGGGTCGGTCTTCATCCACCCGTTCAACAACACTGACGTCGTGGCCGGGCAGGGGACCATCGGGCTGGAGATCCTGGAGCAGGAGCCAGACGTGGACACCGTGATCATGGGCATCGGCGGCGGCGGACTTCTCGCCGGCTCGGCGGTCGCGATCAAACAACAGGCTGCCCGGCTGGGTCGTGAGGTCAAGATCATCGGCGTCCAGGCGGAGAACGCGGCCGCGTATCCGCCCTCGCTCGCGGCCGACGCCCTGGTTCCGATCGAGGGGGAGCGCACGATTGCCGACGGCATCGCCGTGGGCCGTCCGGGGGAGATCCCCTTCGAGATCATCAAGGACCTGGTCGATGAGGTCGTCACGGTCAGCGAGGATGCGATCGCACGCGCGCTGATCTTCCTGCTGGAACGCTCAAAGATGGTCGTGGAACCGGCCGGTGCGGTGCCGGTCGCCGCGCTGATGGAGGGCAAGCTCGCGGACCTGGGCATCGATTCCAAGAACATCGTCGCGGTGCTCTCCGGGGGCAACATCGACCCGATGCTCATGCTGCGCGTGATCCAGCACGGCCTCTCCGCGGCCGACCGGTTCCTCACGGTGAAGATGATGCTCAAGGACCTGCCCGGGGAGCTCGCGACGATCTCTCAGATCATCGCCGACGCCGACGCGAACGTCACCGGAGTCGACCACAGCCGGATCGGCGGGGCGCTGTCCATGGGGGAGGTCTCCATCGTGATCAACATGGAGACCAAGGGCGCCGAACACTCCGAACGGGTGCTCAACCGGCTCCGCGCCCAGGGCTACGAACCGATGGTTCCGCAACACTGA
- a CDS encoding AI-2E family transporter — MNTVEKLELMEEDVPPRMAEEQRIQDDVPWGIRIAAAWSWRVIIILLFAGVLIWLLSHISLLLIPLLVAALLATLLRPLHNLFVKWKFPRVVAAITTLLVLIGFVAGLLWLVGQQLVEGFADMASQVTAGLFELVTLAEETAAGFGIELSTDQINQGLEEGLTYLQDNSETILGGAMAIGSTAGNIVVGGILALFTLIFFLADGRKIWDFLVFFAPGKHRPAIHGAGRRGWTALGSYMRVQVFVAAVDAVGIGIGAALLGVPLALPVAVLVFLGSFIPIVGAVVTGAVAVILALVANGLGNALLMVGVVLLVQQIESNILQPIVMGKAVRLHPLAVILAVTAGTTLLGIVGALFAVPVLAFVTRAARYLVKEEWRGDPEAKEMEKLEKEEAIKRAAQKEVHEAEEQASLANITRRLKETIPGLDPEKRGFGRRGDAPEGHLTRTETHTAAGTRPHPDADHAGEDHGQAGPARHDSRHDSRHDDEGGRA; from the coding sequence ATGAACACCGTCGAGAAGCTTGAGCTGATGGAAGAGGACGTCCCGCCCAGGATGGCCGAGGAGCAGCGAATCCAGGACGATGTCCCGTGGGGGATCCGGATCGCCGCCGCCTGGTCCTGGCGCGTCATCATCATCCTGCTCTTCGCGGGCGTGCTGATCTGGCTGCTCAGTCACATCTCGCTGCTGCTGATCCCGCTGCTGGTGGCAGCGCTGCTGGCCACGCTGCTGCGCCCGCTGCACAACCTCTTCGTGAAGTGGAAGTTCCCGCGCGTGGTCGCCGCGATCACCACGCTGCTGGTGCTCATCGGGTTCGTCGCGGGACTGCTCTGGCTGGTCGGCCAGCAGCTCGTGGAGGGCTTTGCCGACATGGCCAGCCAGGTCACCGCGGGCCTCTTCGAGCTGGTCACCCTCGCCGAGGAGACCGCCGCCGGGTTCGGGATCGAGCTCTCCACCGACCAGATCAACCAGGGTCTTGAAGAGGGCCTGACTTATCTGCAGGACAACTCCGAGACGATCCTCGGCGGAGCGATGGCCATCGGCTCCACCGCCGGCAACATCGTTGTGGGCGGGATTCTGGCCCTGTTCACGCTGATCTTCTTCCTCGCCGATGGTCGCAAGATCTGGGACTTCCTGGTGTTCTTCGCCCCCGGCAAGCACCGTCCCGCCATTCATGGCGCGGGCCGCCGAGGCTGGACCGCGCTGGGCTCCTATATGCGGGTCCAGGTCTTCGTCGCGGCCGTCGACGCCGTCGGGATCGGGATCGGCGCGGCGCTGCTGGGCGTCCCGCTGGCGCTGCCGGTGGCCGTGCTGGTCTTCCTGGGCTCCTTCATCCCGATCGTGGGCGCCGTGGTCACCGGTGCCGTCGCGGTGATCCTGGCCCTGGTGGCCAACGGCCTGGGCAACGCGCTGCTCATGGTCGGCGTGGTGCTGCTGGTCCAGCAGATCGAGTCCAACATCCTGCAGCCCATCGTGATGGGCAAGGCCGTGCGGCTGCACCCGCTGGCCGTGATCCTCGCCGTCACCGCCGGCACCACTCTGCTGGGCATCGTCGGCGCGCTCTTCGCCGTGCCGGTGCTGGCCTTCGTCACTCGCGCCGCGAGGTACCTGGTGAAGGAGGAGTGGCGCGGCGACCCCGAGGCGAAAGAGATGGAGAAGCTGGAGAAGGAGGAAGCGATCAAGCGCGCCGCGCAGAAGGAGGTCCACGAGGCCGAGGAGCAGGCCTCCCTGGCGAACATCACCCGCCGGCTCAAGGAGACGATCCCCGGACTGGACCCGGAGAAGCGCGGCTTCGGCCGCCGCGGAGACGCCCCCGAGGGGCACCTGACTCGCACCGAGACGCACACCGCGGCCGGGACGCGACCGCACCCCGACGCTGACCATGCGGGTGAGGACCACGGCCAGGCCGGCCCTGCGCGGCACGACTCGCGGCACGACTCGCGGCACGACGACGAGGGCGGGCGAGCATGA
- a CDS encoding Bax inhibitor-1/YccA family protein — MSNPIFNTGAFPDQFNEKKRERRRFYMNDQGVTEQSRQQSPGQGQPFAAQYGMPGQQAGRAGADQLNQQFNLPDAAGSQGAAMTYDDVIRKTVTSFAVVLLGAAGAVAIGLVMPGAVMALALVAALAGFGLGLVNAFKKEPNPALILAYSATQGFFLGAFTMVMEMMFPGIAVQAVLATLAVFGTVLALFKSGKVRATPKLNKMFFVAIIGYAVFSLMNFGLVMFTDIGMFGLRAGWMGVAIGAFAILLATYSLVMDFTNIQEGVEAGVSQKYGWAAAFGLTVSLVWLYIEILRVIAIVRSMAE; from the coding sequence ATGTCCAACCCGATCTTCAACACCGGTGCCTTCCCTGACCAGTTCAACGAGAAGAAGCGCGAACGGCGCCGGTTCTACATGAATGACCAGGGTGTGACCGAGCAGTCGCGCCAGCAGAGCCCCGGGCAGGGCCAGCCCTTCGCCGCTCAATACGGCATGCCGGGCCAGCAGGCCGGCCGTGCCGGTGCAGACCAGCTCAACCAGCAGTTCAACCTGCCCGACGCCGCCGGCTCCCAGGGTGCGGCGATGACCTATGACGATGTCATCCGCAAGACCGTCACCAGCTTCGCCGTCGTGCTGCTCGGTGCCGCCGGCGCCGTCGCCATCGGTCTGGTGATGCCGGGCGCGGTCATGGCGCTGGCGCTGGTCGCCGCCCTGGCCGGCTTCGGGCTCGGCCTGGTCAACGCCTTCAAGAAGGAGCCCAACCCGGCTCTGATCCTGGCCTACTCGGCCACCCAGGGCTTCTTCCTGGGTGCCTTCACCATGGTCATGGAGATGATGTTCCCGGGTATCGCGGTGCAGGCCGTGCTGGCCACTCTGGCGGTCTTCGGCACCGTGCTGGCGCTGTTCAAGTCCGGCAAGGTCCGCGCCACCCCGAAGCTGAACAAGATGTTCTTCGTGGCGATCATCGGCTACGCGGTCTTCTCGCTGATGAACTTCGGCCTGGTGATGTTCACCGATATCGGAATGTTCGGTCTGCGTGCGGGCTGGATGGGAGTCGCCATCGGCGCCTTCGCCATCCTGCTGGCCACGTACTCCCTGGTCATGGACTTCACCAACATCCAGGAGGGTGTCGAAGCTGGGGTGTCGCAGAAGTACGGCTGGGCCGCTGCCTTCGGGCTCACCGTGTCCCTGGTGTGGCTCTACATCGAGATCCTCCGGGTGATCGCCATCGTCCGATCAATGGCCGAATAG